The following coding sequences lie in one Streptomyces venezuelae genomic window:
- a CDS encoding DNA topoisomerase IB has product MGEKRRLRTSHIDGPGITRVRSGRGFRYKDASGHPITDPAEKKRLRELVIPPAWQDVWICPWPNGHLQAVGTDAAGRRQYLYHPQFRERQETAKHEHVLEVAAALPEVRAHVAEDLAGRGLSRERVQACAARLLDLGFFRIGNESYRRDNGTYGLTTLLKEHVTCRRGEVTVTYPAKFSKTMTRALVDPPACKVLRALLRRDSADPRLFTYWQGGSWHELQAADLNDYLRDRAGTDITAKDFRVWHGTVLAAVALAVSAQVADESKAARKRAVARAVREVSEYLSNTPAVCRASYINPRVIELFEEGRTIADALDRLGDGATFGRPATQGAVEEAVLRLLA; this is encoded by the coding sequence ATGGGTGAGAAGCGGCGACTGCGCACGAGCCACATCGACGGTCCGGGGATCACCCGCGTCCGTTCGGGACGCGGATTCCGCTACAAGGACGCCTCGGGCCACCCCATCACCGATCCCGCGGAGAAGAAGCGCCTGCGCGAGCTCGTCATCCCGCCGGCCTGGCAGGACGTCTGGATCTGCCCCTGGCCCAACGGGCACCTCCAGGCCGTAGGCACCGACGCCGCGGGCAGACGCCAGTACCTGTACCACCCGCAGTTCCGTGAGCGGCAGGAGACGGCGAAGCACGAGCACGTCCTGGAGGTCGCCGCCGCGCTCCCCGAAGTACGCGCACACGTGGCGGAGGACCTCGCGGGGCGCGGCCTCAGCCGCGAACGCGTGCAAGCCTGCGCCGCCCGCCTGCTCGACCTCGGCTTCTTCCGCATCGGCAACGAGTCCTACCGCCGCGACAACGGCACGTACGGACTCACGACCCTGCTGAAGGAGCACGTCACCTGCCGGCGCGGCGAGGTCACCGTCACGTATCCGGCGAAGTTCTCCAAGACGATGACACGCGCGCTCGTCGACCCGCCCGCCTGCAAGGTCCTGCGCGCCCTGCTGCGCCGCGACAGCGCGGATCCGCGGCTGTTCACGTACTGGCAGGGCGGCTCCTGGCACGAGCTGCAGGCCGCCGACCTCAACGACTACCTGCGGGACCGCGCCGGCACCGACATCACCGCGAAGGACTTCCGCGTGTGGCACGGCACCGTCCTCGCGGCGGTCGCCCTCGCGGTGTCGGCGCAGGTCGCCGACGAGTCCAAGGCGGCGCGCAAACGCGCGGTCGCCCGCGCGGTCCGGGAGGTCAGCGAGTACCTCAGCAACACACCCGCCGTCTGCCGTGCCTCGTACATCAACCCGCGCGTCATCGAACTCTTCGAGGAGGGCCGCACGATCGCCGACGCACTCGACCGGCTCGGCGACGGCGCCACGTTCGGCCGCCCGGCGACCCAGGGGGCCGTGGAGGAAGCGGTGCTGCGGTTGCTGGCGTGA
- a CDS encoding vanadium-dependent haloperoxidase: MNDHRTGTGTNKRTARRRRALAVAAVLAAAGTTLTALPQPAIAAPPRPAAPAALPPQTIADPVHFWNDVLMEVVRREGGGPGPMSRSAAMLNAAIYDAESSYQLKWKGKITSEPYIRAEKYAGWLEGPDEEERVVGRTAYNILLGLYPSQTNYLDARFRERFGTEPTGFDLLDTTIVGPMVKQMRDARNGDGSDNDQVYVADNKPGAWRPTSYPDMVDPSCNRDSQAVTPFWGKVKPFALTSGSQFRPPTPGLYGTYEKLLADDAYKRQVDAVRKAGADGPTDATRNVERTPEQEAVAWFWANDEDGTYKPPGQLLQATREVATQRKLTTYENARLFALVSIAMADAGIAVRDVKFLTPIDLWRPVSAIRDSGLDPEWKPLLKTRAGVNVTPCFPAWASGHATFGASWAGVMKRYFGSDNIAFTMTTDEPQSPIKSRSFTSFSQAAKEDAQSRVWLGVHFPWDAEDGLVLGDKIADHVYTTKLRKL, translated from the coding sequence GTGAATGACCACCGCACAGGAACCGGCACCAACAAGCGGACGGCACGCCGGCGCCGGGCCCTGGCGGTGGCGGCAGTGCTCGCCGCCGCGGGCACGACATTGACCGCGCTGCCGCAGCCGGCCATCGCCGCACCGCCCCGGCCCGCCGCCCCTGCGGCACTGCCGCCGCAGACCATCGCGGACCCGGTGCACTTCTGGAACGACGTGCTCATGGAGGTCGTACGAAGAGAGGGCGGCGGCCCGGGGCCGATGTCCCGGTCCGCCGCGATGCTGAACGCCGCCATCTACGACGCGGAGTCCTCGTACCAGCTCAAGTGGAAGGGAAAGATCACGTCCGAGCCCTACATCCGCGCCGAGAAGTACGCGGGCTGGCTCGAGGGGCCCGACGAGGAGGAGCGGGTCGTCGGCCGTACGGCGTACAACATCCTGCTCGGGCTCTACCCGTCGCAGACCAACTACCTCGACGCCCGGTTCCGGGAGCGCTTCGGGACCGAGCCGACCGGCTTCGACCTGCTCGACACGACGATCGTCGGGCCGATGGTCAAGCAGATGCGGGACGCCCGCAACGGCGACGGTTCCGACAACGACCAGGTGTACGTGGCGGACAACAAGCCCGGCGCCTGGCGACCCACGAGCTACCCCGACATGGTCGACCCCAGCTGTAACCGGGACAGCCAGGCCGTCACGCCGTTCTGGGGCAAGGTCAAGCCCTTCGCGCTGACATCGGGCTCGCAGTTCCGGCCGCCGACGCCGGGCCTCTACGGCACCTACGAGAAGCTGCTGGCCGACGACGCCTACAAGCGGCAGGTCGACGCGGTGCGCAAGGCCGGCGCCGACGGGCCCACGGACGCGACCCGGAACGTCGAGCGGACCCCGGAGCAGGAAGCAGTGGCCTGGTTCTGGGCGAACGACGAGGACGGCACGTACAAGCCGCCCGGTCAGCTTCTCCAGGCCACGCGCGAGGTCGCGACCCAGCGCAAGCTCACCACGTACGAGAACGCGCGTCTCTTCGCACTCGTCTCGATCGCGATGGCGGACGCCGGCATCGCGGTGCGAGACGTGAAGTTCTTGACGCCGATCGACCTGTGGCGCCCGGTCTCCGCCATCCGCGACAGCGGCCTGGACCCGGAGTGGAAGCCACTGCTCAAGACACGCGCCGGAGTGAACGTCACCCCGTGCTTCCCGGCGTGGGCCTCCGGGCACGCCACGTTCGGGGCCTCCTGGGCCGGAGTGATGAAGCGGTACTTCGGCAGCGACAACATCGCCTTCACCATGACCACGGACGAGCCCCAGTCCCCGATCAAGTCCCGCTCCTTCACCAGCTTCAGCCAGGCCGCCAAGGAGGACGCCCAGAGCCGCGTCTGGCTCGGCGTCCACTTCCCGTGGGACGCCGAGGACGGCCTCGTCCTGGGCGACAAGATCGCCGACCACGTCTACACGACGAAACTGCGCAAGCTCTGA
- a CDS encoding SAM-dependent methyltransferase: MASRLNTGVAHNARVWNYWIGGKDHYEVDQRVGEQVATMFPVIRDVARADREFLGRAVRFLTAECGVRQFLDIGTGLPTLDNTHEIAQRIAPDSRIVYVDNDPIVLVHARSLLVGTPQGATDYIDADVHHPHTVIEGASETLDFEQPVAVMMLGILNFILDTEQATDIVRRIMAPLPSGSYLAMTHPTTDTDLGGEGNVEAMRFWNENATPPITARSRAEVGAFFEGLDVLAPGLVSCSRWRAESETAETLPQFGAVARKP; encoded by the coding sequence GTGGCCAGCAGGCTGAACACGGGGGTCGCGCACAACGCGCGCGTGTGGAACTACTGGATCGGCGGCAAGGACCACTACGAAGTCGACCAGCGGGTCGGCGAACAGGTCGCCACGATGTTCCCGGTCATCCGGGACGTGGCCCGCGCGGACCGTGAATTCCTCGGCCGCGCCGTGCGGTTCCTGACCGCCGAGTGCGGGGTGCGACAGTTCCTGGACATCGGCACGGGGCTGCCGACCCTGGACAACACCCACGAGATCGCCCAGCGGATCGCGCCCGATTCCCGGATCGTCTACGTCGACAACGACCCGATCGTGCTCGTCCACGCCCGCAGCCTGCTCGTCGGCACTCCGCAAGGAGCCACCGATTACATCGACGCCGACGTCCACCACCCGCACACCGTCATAGAGGGTGCGTCGGAAACGCTGGACTTCGAACAGCCCGTCGCCGTCATGATGCTGGGCATCCTCAACTTCATCCTCGACACGGAACAGGCGACGGACATCGTGCGCCGGATCATGGCCCCGCTCCCCTCCGGCAGCTACCTCGCCATGACACATCCGACCACCGACACCGACCTCGGTGGCGAGGGCAACGTGGAAGCCATGCGGTTCTGGAACGAGAACGCGACCCCTCCGATCACCGCCCGCAGCCGTGCGGAGGTCGGCGCGTTCTTCGAGGGCCTTGACGTACTCGCTCCCGGCCTCGTGTCGTGCTCGCGGTGGCGGGCCGAGTCGGAAACGGCGGAGACGCTTCCGCAGTTCGGCGCGGTGGCCCGCAAGCCTTGA
- a CDS encoding RNA polymerase sigma factor, with amino-acid sequence MNEALLRSLTPSVLGILVRRGADFAAAEDAVQDALVEAVRVWPADMPRDPRGWLVTVAWRRFLDATRADASRRRREDLVDETPAPGPVPATDDTLQLYFLCAHPSLTPSSAVALTLRAVGGLTTRQIAQAYLVPEATMAQRISRAKRTVSGVRFDRPGDVATVLRTLYLVFNEGYSGDVDLAAEAIRLTRQLAAAIDHPEVAGLLALMLLHHARRAARTAPDGSLVPLAEQDRGRWDTGAIAEGIGILQTALSRDRLGEFQAQAAIAALHADAPTAEETDWVQIVEWYDELAGLTDSPVVRLNRAVAVGEADGPRAGLAALADLDDSLPRHTAAAAYLHERDGDLVLAARLYADAALKATNLAERAHLTRQAARLNGRPQRGGAVADPRST; translated from the coding sequence GTGAACGAGGCACTGCTCCGGAGCCTCACCCCGAGCGTCCTGGGAATCCTCGTCCGCCGCGGAGCCGACTTCGCGGCGGCCGAGGACGCCGTACAGGACGCGCTGGTCGAGGCGGTCCGCGTCTGGCCCGCAGACATGCCGCGCGACCCGAGGGGCTGGCTGGTCACCGTGGCCTGGCGCCGGTTCCTCGACGCGACCCGGGCGGACGCGTCCCGGCGCCGACGCGAGGACCTGGTCGACGAGACCCCCGCGCCCGGCCCCGTTCCCGCCACGGACGACACGCTCCAGCTCTACTTCCTCTGCGCCCACCCCTCGCTGACGCCGTCGTCCGCCGTCGCGCTCACCTTGCGCGCCGTCGGCGGGCTCACCACCCGCCAGATCGCCCAGGCCTACCTCGTACCCGAGGCGACGATGGCGCAGCGCATCAGCCGGGCCAAGCGCACCGTGTCCGGTGTCCGCTTCGACCGGCCCGGCGACGTCGCCACCGTCCTGCGCACGCTCTACCTCGTCTTCAACGAGGGCTACTCCGGCGACGTCGACCTCGCCGCCGAGGCCATCCGGCTCACCCGGCAACTCGCGGCCGCGATCGACCACCCCGAGGTGGCGGGCCTGCTCGCCCTCATGCTGCTCCACCACGCCCGGCGCGCCGCCCGTACCGCACCTGACGGGAGCCTGGTGCCGCTCGCCGAGCAGGACCGCGGCCGGTGGGACACCGGGGCGATCGCCGAGGGCATCGGCATCCTGCAGACCGCCCTCTCCCGCGACCGGCTCGGCGAGTTCCAGGCCCAGGCCGCCATCGCGGCCCTGCACGCGGACGCGCCGACGGCGGAGGAGACGGACTGGGTGCAGATCGTCGAGTGGTACGACGAGCTGGCGGGCCTCACCGACAGTCCGGTCGTCCGCCTCAACCGGGCTGTGGCGGTCGGCGAGGCGGACGGCCCGCGCGCGGGCCTCGCGGCACTGGCGGACCTTGACGACTCCCTGCCCCGGCACACCGCTGCGGCCGCCTACCTCCACGAACGGGACGGCGACCTGGTGCTCGCGGCACGGCTCTACGCGGACGCGGCCCTCAAGGCCACGAACCTCGCGGAGCGCGCGCACCTGACGCGCCAGGCCGCACGGCTCAACGGACGGCCGCAACGCGGAGGCGCCGTCGCGGACCCCCGGTCCACCTAG
- a CDS encoding MFS transporter: MSRASTPAARLEPAESAEPAESSELPELAEPAERCPQLLGGYRALARLPHFWRLSVIAVTSKAAASMSGLSLLLLVSSASSCGTAGLAVSCSTLGQGLTAPLRGRLVDRYRVRPVLAGCLTAHLIATLTVLMTARDGSAGSAPLICALAAAVGATAPPVAVMTRSAWHGVASGVALDTAMALDASLMGAALIVGPVLAGWLGLSVSPFLPYAVITALTVVSVALVMASAGTLAPPPTGTAAASRARIWSSSPLRRLLIADGLFVMAVTAVDVVLPIYARQAHAVELTGLYLGSLAVGSIVGSFALGTFTRRLRRERGRVSPVLLLLFAVGCAVLAAAVRLSPTVVLLVCPVAGLVIGSLFAVLRTTGGDLAPAGQVTETMSWLSSLDMAGGAAGAAVFAQLAGAWGSREALMCVPVIILVAAAASWRVQGRKRY, translated from the coding sequence GTGAGCCGGGCAAGCACACCTGCCGCACGCCTGGAGCCCGCCGAGTCCGCCGAACCCGCCGAGTCCTCCGAGCTCCCGGAGCTCGCCGAGCCCGCCGAGCGATGTCCTCAACTCCTCGGCGGCTACCGGGCCTTGGCCCGCCTCCCCCACTTCTGGCGGCTCTCCGTCATCGCCGTGACGTCGAAGGCGGCGGCGAGCATGAGCGGCCTCAGCCTGCTGCTCCTCGTCAGCAGCGCCTCCTCGTGCGGGACCGCCGGTCTCGCGGTGAGCTGCTCCACCCTCGGCCAGGGACTGACCGCGCCGTTGCGCGGGCGGCTCGTCGACCGGTACCGGGTCCGTCCGGTCCTCGCGGGCTGCCTCACCGCCCACCTGATCGCCACCCTCACCGTGCTGATGACAGCTCGCGACGGCAGCGCCGGTTCCGCCCCTTTGATCTGCGCTCTCGCCGCCGCCGTCGGCGCGACCGCGCCACCCGTCGCCGTCATGACGCGGTCCGCCTGGCACGGCGTCGCGTCCGGCGTGGCCCTCGACACGGCCATGGCGCTGGACGCCTCCCTGATGGGCGCCGCGCTGATCGTGGGTCCGGTGCTCGCCGGGTGGCTCGGCCTGTCGGTCTCGCCGTTCCTGCCGTATGCGGTCATCACGGCGCTGACGGTCGTGTCCGTCGCGCTCGTCATGGCGTCCGCCGGGACACTCGCGCCGCCGCCCACGGGCACGGCGGCCGCGAGCCGGGCCCGGATCTGGTCCTCGTCGCCGTTGCGGCGTCTGCTGATCGCCGACGGCCTGTTCGTCATGGCGGTGACGGCCGTGGACGTCGTCCTGCCGATCTACGCGCGCCAGGCCCACGCCGTCGAGCTGACCGGACTGTATCTGGGGAGTCTGGCGGTCGGCAGCATCGTGGGGAGCTTCGCTCTGGGTACGTTCACGAGGCGACTGCGCCGGGAGCGCGGGCGCGTGTCCCCCGTCCTGCTCCTCCTGTTCGCCGTCGGTTGCGCCGTCCTGGCCGCGGCCGTACGTCTGTCCCCCACGGTCGTTCTGCTGGTGTGCCCGGTCGCGGGGCTGGTCATCGGGTCGCTCTTCGCCGTCCTGCGCACCACGGGCGGCGACCTGGCACCGGCCGGGCAGGTCACCGAGACCATGTCCTGGCTCAGCTCCCTCGACATGGCCGGCGGCGCGGCGGGGGCGGCCGTGTTCGCGCAGCTCGCCGGGGCGTGGGGAAGTCGGGAGGCACTGATGTGCGTACCTGTGATCATCCTGGTTGCCGCCGCGGCCAGTTGGCGGGTCCAGGGCCGGAAGCGGTACTGA
- a CDS encoding YciI family protein gives MAKYLLLKHYRGAPEARNCVPMDQWTPEEISAHIKYMQDFAARLEGTGEFVDGQALAPEGTWVRYDGEGRPPVTDGPFAETKDLIAGWMVIDVDSYDRAVELAGELSAAPGPGGEPIYEWLELRPFLAEPPTITE, from the coding sequence ATGGCCAAGTACCTGCTTCTCAAGCACTACCGCGGAGCCCCGGAGGCGCGGAACTGCGTGCCGATGGACCAGTGGACGCCGGAGGAGATCTCGGCCCACATCAAGTACATGCAGGACTTCGCGGCCCGCCTCGAGGGGACCGGCGAGTTCGTCGACGGCCAGGCGCTCGCCCCCGAAGGGACGTGGGTCCGGTACGACGGCGAGGGCCGCCCGCCGGTCACCGACGGTCCGTTCGCCGAGACCAAGGACCTCATCGCCGGCTGGATGGTCATCGACGTCGACAGCTACGACCGCGCCGTCGAGCTGGCGGGGGAGCTGTCCGCCGCTCCCGGACCGGGCGGCGAGCCGATCTACGAGTGGCTGGAGCTGCGCCCCTTCCTCGCCGAGCCGCCCACCATCACGGAGTGA
- a CDS encoding maleylpyruvate isomerase family mycothiol-dependent enzyme, whose translation MDSQLGGVPDHSWLGSPIDARPLFAPEHTALMDTLRGLSPAEWGAEAVPGWSVRDVVAHLLGDFYGRLGRDRDGHRDGPAFAPGETLETFIHRINQEWVDALTRVSPAALTDTLDLIGRQVARFFEATDPDAPSLGVSWAGVDPAPMWLDSARDFTEFWTHRQQIRHAVGRRTDPDPRPLAVVLDTFMRALPHTLRDIAAPAGTQLRVQIDGPAGGTWTATATEDHHWSLAAPETTPPTPTAPSALLRLDPETAWQLCTRRIDPDSALARAHTSGDRELTAAACHIVSIIY comes from the coding sequence ATGGATTCGCAGCTCGGCGGCGTGCCGGACCATTCCTGGCTCGGCTCCCCCATCGACGCCCGCCCCCTCTTCGCCCCCGAACACACCGCGCTGATGGACACCTTGCGCGGCCTGTCGCCCGCCGAATGGGGCGCGGAGGCCGTGCCGGGCTGGAGCGTGCGGGACGTCGTCGCCCACCTCCTGGGGGACTTCTACGGGCGCCTCGGGCGGGACCGCGACGGGCACCGGGACGGGCCCGCCTTCGCACCCGGCGAGACCCTCGAAACGTTCATCCACCGCATCAACCAGGAATGGGTGGACGCCCTCACCCGCGTGAGCCCGGCCGCGCTCACCGACACGCTCGACCTGATCGGCCGCCAGGTCGCCCGGTTCTTCGAGGCCACCGACCCCGACGCGCCCTCCCTGGGCGTGTCCTGGGCCGGTGTCGACCCCGCGCCGATGTGGCTGGACAGCGCCCGCGACTTCACGGAGTTCTGGACCCACCGTCAGCAGATCCGGCACGCCGTCGGACGGCGGACCGACCCCGATCCGCGGCCCCTGGCGGTGGTCCTGGACACGTTCATGCGGGCGCTCCCCCACACACTGCGCGACATCGCCGCGCCGGCCGGCACGCAGCTCCGCGTACAGATCGACGGCCCGGCCGGTGGCACCTGGACCGCGACCGCCACGGAGGACCACCACTGGTCCCTCGCCGCGCCGGAGACGACGCCTCCCACACCCACCGCACCCTCCGCACTCCTGCGCCTGGACCCGGAGACCGCCTGGCAGCTGTGCACCCGACGCATCGACCCGGACTCCGCACTGGCCCGTGCCCACACCAGCGGCGACCGCGAACTCACCGCGGCCGCCTGTCACATCGTCTCGATCATCTACTGA
- a CDS encoding CBS domain-containing protein — MATTTARDIMTGGAQCVQAHETALDAARKLTEWEVGALPVCGENNRLVGVVTDRDIAVKVLGKGLDAAEVEAGTLAQGEAVTIGADDGVDEVFETMTRHKVRRLPVIDGTDLVGMVALADAAKSLDAPDAGRLIEALSTD; from the coding sequence ATGGCCACCACCACGGCACGTGACATCATGACCGGCGGCGCCCAGTGCGTGCAGGCGCACGAGACCGCGCTCGACGCCGCGCGCAAGCTCACCGAATGGGAGGTGGGCGCCCTGCCGGTCTGCGGTGAGAACAACCGGCTCGTCGGCGTCGTGACCGACCGGGACATCGCCGTGAAGGTGCTCGGCAAGGGGCTCGACGCGGCCGAGGTCGAGGCGGGCACCCTTGCGCAGGGGGAAGCCGTCACGATCGGTGCGGACGACGGCGTGGACGAGGTCTTCGAGACCATGACCCGGCACAAGGTGCGGCGCCTTCCCGTCATCGACGGCACCGATCTCGTCGGCATGGTCGCCCTCGCGGACGCCGCGAAGTCCCTCGACGCGCCCGACGCCGGGCGCCTGATCGAGGCGCTCTCGACCGACTGA
- a CDS encoding ATP-dependent Clp protease ATP-binding subunit: protein MSSGFIGPEGFGQDPFGALFARFLGNGRRQIDIGRLMSGPARELVAAAASYAAEHGKSNLDTEHLLRAALTIEPTRGLVARSGADPEQIAEEIDRHSAETEGAVPTQAVALTPAVKRALLDAHEVARAVGAGYIGPEHIVMALAANPDSAAGHILNAARFDPGPPPQQPQGRPAPAEQRQGVSSGTATPTLDQFGRDLTARAAEGGVDPVIGREEEIEQTIEVLSRRGKNNPVLIGDAGVGKTAVVEGLAQRIADGDVPETLADRRVIALDLSGVVAGTRYRGDFEERLNGIIEEVRAHSDEVIVFIDELHTVVGAGGGGSEGGSMDAGNMLKPALARGELHVIGATTLEEYRRYIEKDAALARRFQPILVAEPTAADAVEILRGLRDRYEAHHQVRYSDEALLAAVELSDRYLTERFLPDKAIDLMDQAGARVRLRASTKGTDVRALEREMEQLTRDKDQAVAAEQYERATELRDRITDLARRIEEGRSRAPGDGRIVEVNSEDIAEVVSRQTGIPVSTLTQEERDRLLGLEEHLHQRVVGQEEAVSAVAEAVLRSRSGLSSPDRPIGSFLFLGPTGVGKTELARALAEALFGSEERMVRLDMSEFQERHTVSRLVGAPPGYVGHEEAGQLTEAVRRHPYSLLLLDEVEKAHPDVFNTLLQVLDDGRLTDAQGRTVNFTNTVIVMTSNLGSEALTGRGATLGFRADGSEADEEARREQVLRPLREHFRPEFLNRIDEIVIFRRLTDEQLRQVTDLLLEETRRRLHAQDVTIEFSTEAVDWLARRGHQPEYGARPLRRTIQREVDNRLSRLLLDGRLTAGSRVTVEVADDALDMRVTSGAAAG, encoded by the coding sequence ATGAGCAGCGGTTTCATCGGACCCGAGGGGTTCGGGCAGGATCCCTTCGGAGCGCTCTTCGCGCGGTTCCTCGGCAACGGGCGACGGCAGATCGACATCGGCAGGCTCATGAGCGGCCCCGCGCGGGAGCTGGTGGCCGCCGCGGCCTCGTACGCGGCCGAGCACGGCAAGAGCAACCTCGACACCGAGCACCTGCTCCGGGCCGCGCTGACCATCGAGCCGACGCGCGGTCTGGTCGCGCGCTCGGGGGCCGATCCGGAGCAGATCGCCGAGGAGATCGACCGGCACTCCGCCGAGACGGAGGGCGCCGTGCCCACCCAGGCGGTCGCGCTCACCCCGGCCGTCAAGCGGGCGCTGCTCGACGCGCACGAGGTGGCCCGTGCGGTCGGCGCCGGGTACATCGGCCCCGAGCACATCGTCATGGCACTCGCCGCCAACCCCGACTCGGCGGCGGGGCACATCCTCAACGCGGCCCGCTTCGACCCCGGCCCGCCCCCTCAGCAGCCGCAGGGTCGCCCGGCCCCCGCCGAGCAGCGGCAGGGCGTCTCCAGCGGCACGGCCACGCCCACCCTCGACCAGTTCGGGCGCGATCTGACCGCGCGGGCCGCGGAGGGCGGCGTGGACCCGGTGATCGGCCGTGAGGAGGAGATCGAGCAGACCATCGAGGTGCTCTCCCGGCGCGGCAAGAACAATCCGGTGCTCATCGGTGACGCGGGCGTCGGCAAGACCGCCGTCGTGGAGGGGCTCGCCCAGCGGATCGCCGACGGCGACGTGCCGGAGACCCTTGCCGACCGCCGCGTCATCGCTCTGGACCTGTCGGGCGTGGTGGCGGGCACCCGCTACCGCGGCGACTTCGAGGAGCGGCTGAACGGCATCATCGAGGAGGTGCGCGCCCACTCGGACGAGGTGATCGTCTTCATCGACGAGCTGCACACCGTGGTCGGGGCCGGCGGCGGCGGTTCCGAGGGCGGTTCGATGGACGCGGGCAACATGCTCAAGCCCGCGCTGGCCAGGGGTGAGCTGCACGTCATCGGGGCGACCACGCTGGAGGAGTACCGGCGGTACATCGAGAAGGACGCGGCGCTGGCCCGCCGCTTCCAGCCGATCCTGGTCGCGGAGCCGACGGCGGCGGACGCGGTGGAGATCCTGCGCGGCCTGCGCGATCGCTATGAAGCGCACCACCAGGTGCGCTACTCCGACGAGGCGCTGCTCGCCGCGGTGGAGCTGTCCGACCGCTATCTGACCGAGCGCTTCCTGCCGGACAAGGCGATCGACCTGATGGACCAGGCGGGGGCGCGGGTGCGGCTGCGGGCCAGCACGAAGGGCACGGACGTGCGGGCGCTGGAGCGCGAGATGGAGCAGCTCACCCGGGACAAGGACCAGGCGGTGGCGGCGGAGCAGTACGAGCGGGCCACCGAGCTGCGGGACCGCATCACCGATCTGGCCCGCAGGATCGAGGAGGGGCGGAGCCGTGCGCCGGGTGACGGGCGGATCGTCGAGGTGAACTCCGAGGACATCGCCGAGGTGGTGTCCCGGCAGACGGGCATTCCGGTGAGCACCCTGACGCAGGAGGAGCGGGACCGGCTGCTCGGCCTGGAGGAGCACCTGCACCAGCGTGTCGTCGGGCAGGAGGAGGCGGTCAGTGCCGTGGCGGAGGCCGTTCTGCGCTCACGCTCGGGTCTGTCGAGCCCCGACCGGCCCATCGGGAGTTTCCTCTTCCTCGGCCCGACCGGCGTCGGCAAGACGGAGCTGGCGCGGGCGCTGGCCGAGGCGCTGTTCGGCAGCGAGGAGCGGATGGTCCGGCTCGACATGAGCGAGTTCCAGGAGCGGCACACGGTCAGCAGGCTCGTCGGGGCGCCACCCGGTTACGTGGGTCACGAGGAGGCGGGGCAGCTCACCGAGGCCGTGCGCCGTCACCCGTACTCGCTGCTGCTGCTCGACGAGGTGGAGAAGGCTCACCCCGACGTCTTCAACACCCTGCTCCAGGTCCTCGACGACGGGCGGCTGACCGACGCCCAGGGCCGGACGGTGAACTTCACCAACACCGTCATCGTGATGACGAGCAACCTCGGTTCGGAGGCGCTCACGGGGCGCGGCGCGACTCTGGGTTTCCGGGCCGACGGGTCGGAGGCCGACGAGGAGGCGCGGCGCGAGCAGGTGCTGCGGCCGCTGCGCGAGCACTTCAGGCCCGAGTTCCTCAACCGCATCGACGAGATCGTCATCTTCCGGCGGCTGACGGACGAGCAGCTGAGGCAGGTCACGGATCTGCTCCTGGAGGAGACCCGACGCAGGCTGCACGCGCAGGACGTCACCATCGAGTTCTCGACGGAGGCGGTGGACTGGCTGGCCAGGCGGGGTCACCAGCCGGAGTACGGCGCACGGCCGCTGCGCCGCACGATCCAGCGCGAGGTCGACAACCGGCTCTCCCGGCTGCTCCTGGACGGCAGGCTCACCGCGGGCAGCCGGGTCACCGTGGAGGTCGCCGACGACGCGCTGGACATGCGGGTCACGTCGGGCGCGGCGGCGGGGTGA
- a CDS encoding SPW repeat protein, translating to MSGAHAPGASPSMDTHPDIVDMRARHESAERAASTPKVQAIDALAFLTGLYLAASPWIAGFNQFQRLSIVNLIVGVAYALLMSGGFGRAYERSHGMAWAACALGVWTIVAPWVIRGDATTPTTVWNNVVTGAVAALLALAASAAAKAGDKSDASHARNSGRGRRNMSRAGHD from the coding sequence ATGTCCGGAGCCCACGCCCCCGGGGCGTCGCCCTCCATGGACACGCACCCCGACATCGTCGACATGCGCGCCCGGCACGAGAGTGCCGAACGCGCGGCGAGCACACCCAAAGTGCAGGCCATCGACGCGTTGGCCTTCCTCACCGGTCTCTACTTGGCCGCTTCTCCCTGGATCGCGGGCTTCAACCAGTTCCAGCGGCTCTCGATCGTCAACCTGATCGTCGGCGTCGCGTACGCGCTCCTGATGAGCGGCGGCTTCGGCCGAGCCTACGAGCGCTCCCACGGGATGGCGTGGGCCGCGTGCGCACTGGGCGTCTGGACGATCGTCGCGCCCTGGGTCATCCGCGGCGACGCCACCACACCGACGACCGTGTGGAACAACGTCGTCACCGGAGCCGTGGCCGCCCTCCTCGCCCTGGCCGCCAGTGCGGCGGCCAAGGCAGGAGACAAGTCGGACGCTTCGCACGCAAGGAACAGTGGAAGGGGCAGGAGGAACATGAGCCGTGCCGGTCACGACTGA